From Hymenobacter sediminicola:
TCAACAACCAACGCCAGTGGCCCGCCCTGCTTTCGGCCATCAAACCCAGCAGGAGCAGTGCACTCATATTAAGGAGCAGGTGTGCCGGGCCACCGTGCAGAAAAACACTGGTCAGGAGCCGCCAGGGTTGTTGGGGTGTTAGAGAGGAAACATTGGAACCCCAGGCCACCAGTGCTGCACCTGCTGGCGCGAGAAGATTAACCCCACTCAACCCCATCATCAGGAACACCACCAGATTAGTATTCAGCAGCCAGGGCGTGATACGGTAGCCGGGCCGGGGCCAGAGCATGGCCCGAATTACCTGAGTGACTTGCTCAAGCCAATTAGTATCGGGAGGGGAAACCGTCTGCGGGTGGGGCTGCGCAGTGTTAGGCAACTCATCCGGAATCAGGCCCCTGCGTTGCAGTTCCTGCACGGCTGCCGTGCCTATAGCAGCCGGATAGCGGGCCGCGTGCTGCGCGAGGTAGAGCAGTTCAGCATCAGTCTTGTCGGCGAGCGGACCGGGGGGAGGAGTTTCCATGCGGCAGGAATGCCCAAACTAGGCTTCCGGCAACTCACAAGAACCGTCCCATGCTCACTAGGCGCTGGTATAGTCTGCCAGAATAGCCAGCCTCAACCCGCGGTTGCTATTTGGCGGCCGACCAAGCAAAGTTGAGCTCAGGTCTTGCCGCGGCCAAGCGAAAAGTAAAAGATGGGAATAGGTGCCAGAATCAAAGATTGTTTACTTATTCTGATATTATGTTTGAAAATCCTGTGGTATATTGTTGGGGATTTATAGTACTCCTGGCGGACTGGTTGTACGCCTTTTTGTCATTAACATGTTTCCATCCCTTGCCGTTGCCGCACGTGCGCAAGCACAACGGTACTTGGCGTATCCTCTCTACCATAGTGCTCGGTCGCGGGCTTCCTTTACACAATCGGGCTTGGCACTGAAGGAGGTGCAGATGAGCTTTCGGCAGTTCTTCACCTGGTCAAGTCCAGTCGCTTCGACATTGCGTAGCCTGAAATATGTGCTGGTAGGGCTGGTGCGCTTGCCGTTGGGCCGTAGTGTGCGGCTGAGCTACGGCTACACCGGCGAAGACCGGCTCATAGAGTCACTGTTGAAGCCTTTGGTGACGCACAACGGCTATTATGTAGAAGTTGGCTGCAACGAGCCCCGGTTCATCTCCAACACGTTCCTGCTGTATCGGCGCGGCTGGCGGGGCATCTGCATCGACGCTAATGAGCAGCTGATCCGAAAATACCAGCGGATTCGCCCACGCGACCAGGCAGTTTGCGCTTTTGTAGCGCACGGCACACAGGCACTCAATTATATGGAGTTTGCCAACAATGTGCTTTCCACCGCCGACCTGCAGTATGTACCGCAGTATCTGGCGGAGGGGCAGCACATAGCCCGGACCCGGCAGGTGCAGCCGCATTCGCTCACCGCTATTCTGGCCGCCCGCAACGCTCCCGCCCGCTTCGACCTGCTGGCCATTGATGCCGAGGAGTTCGACCTTTCGGTGCTACAGTCGTTGGATTTTGGGCGGTACCGGCCCCGCTTAGTGCTCGTCGAGGCGGAGGATTTCGACCCGATTCAGCCGCTGGCACACCCTATCTGCGCCTTTCTGTTGCCGCTGGGCTATATGCTGAAAGGCAGCCTGCTGAAAAATCTCTACTTCATGGACGTATCTATATAGCTAGACTGCCTGCGCGGCCTTCCCGGCAGAAACTACAGAGAAGTGCCGCGGCGCAGGCCGGCGGCCCATTTTTCGCGGCTCAGCAGTGCCTCGTGCATTACAGTGGCAGAGTCTCGCAGGGTGGTTAGGTACTCGTTGTAGACTGGCTGCCCGTCCTCAAACCGGCCCTTTATGCTTTGCAGCAGTTCGATGCGTAGATAGGCACCGCGGCGCATTACATCCATTCGCTCGGCCAGCACTGGCGTCAGACCGTGGTCATAGACTAATGCTTTGGTAAGCCGGCGCCATTCTTCCACCACCGTCACGGTCTGGCCGGGCAGCGCGGAGTCGGGAGCGGCTTGGTGCACCCGGTCCAGTAGGTATAGCGTTTGGTTTTCGGCCTTCCAGTACCGTTCGGCAAGAAGCCGGTATTTGCGGGTAGCTGTAGTATCGAGGGTGCGCTCGGAAGCGGGCAGCTGGCGCATTTCCTGCGCTATTTGGGTACGGGTGAGCGAGTCGAAGGACGGAATCAGATGGGTTTCCACGGTTTTCAGCACTGCGGGGCCGGTTTTGGCTTGTTGTGCCAATTCATCCTGCCGGGCTTGGTTACCGCTCATGCTTTTCCAGTACAGCACGCCGCCCAGCAGCAGTACGGCCAGCAC
This genomic window contains:
- a CDS encoding rhomboid family intramembrane serine protease, producing the protein METPPPGPLADKTDAELLYLAQHAARYPAAIGTAAVQELQRRGLIPDELPNTAQPHPQTVSPPDTNWLEQVTQVIRAMLWPRPGYRITPWLLNTNLVVFLMMGLSGVNLLAPAGAALVAWGSNVSSLTPQQPWRLLTSVFLHGGPAHLLLNMSALLLLGLMAESRAGHWRWLLIYLLSGIGGSLTSLWWHTQGVNSVGASGAIFGLYGLLLALLLTQRTTLSRQERAGMLGLLLYFALSSLVGGLEGPAGTDNAAHIGGLLTGLVAGLASVFVWRPK
- a CDS encoding FkbM family methyltransferase, with protein sequence MFPSLAVAARAQAQRYLAYPLYHSARSRASFTQSGLALKEVQMSFRQFFTWSSPVASTLRSLKYVLVGLVRLPLGRSVRLSYGYTGEDRLIESLLKPLVTHNGYYVEVGCNEPRFISNTFLLYRRGWRGICIDANEQLIRKYQRIRPRDQAVCAFVAHGTQALNYMEFANNVLSTADLQYVPQYLAEGQHIARTRQVQPHSLTAILAARNAPARFDLLAIDAEEFDLSVLQSLDFGRYRPRLVLVEAEDFDPIQPLAHPICAFLLPLGYMLKGSLLKNLYFMDVSI